In a genomic window of Muntiacus reevesi chromosome 1, mMunRee1.1, whole genome shotgun sequence:
- the CCNH gene encoding cyclin-H isoform X2, whose product MYHNSSQKRHWTFASEEQLARLRADANRKFKCKAVANGKVLPNDPVFLEPHEEITLCKYYEKRLLEFCSVFKPAMPRSVVGTACMYFKRFYLNNSVMEYHPRIIMLTCAFLACKVDEFNVSSPQFVGNLRESPLGQEKALEQILEYELLLIQQLNFHLIVHNPYRPFEGFLIDLKTRYPLLENPEILRKTADDFLNRVALTDAHLLYTPSQIALTAILSSASRAGITMESYLSESLMLKENRTSLSQLLDIMKSMRNLVKKYEPPRPEEVAALKQKLERCHSAELALNVVTKKRKGYEDDDYVSKKSKHEEGSFM is encoded by the exons ATGTACCACAACAGTAGCCAGAAGAGGCACTGGACTTTCGCCAGCGAGGAGCAGCTGGCGCGGTTGCGGGCCGACGCCAACCGCAAATTCAAATGCAAAGCGGTGGCGAACGGGAAG GTTCTTCCAAATGATCCAGTCTTTCTTGAGCCTCATGAAGAAATAACGCTCTGCAAATATTATGAGAAAAGATTATTGGAATTCTGTTCGGTGTTTAAGCCAGCAATGCCAAGATCTGTTGTG ggTACAGCTTGTATGTATTTCAAGCGCTTTTATCTTAACAACTCAGTAATGGAATATCACCCCCGGATAATAAT GCTCACTTGCGCATTTCTGGCTTGCAAAGTAGATGAATTCAATGTATCTAGTCCCCAATTTGTTGGAAATCTGCGGGAGAGCCCTCTTGGacaagagaaagcactggaaCAGATTCTGGAATATGAACTGCTTCTTATACAGCAACTTAATTTCCACCTTATTGTTCACAATCCTTATAGACCCTTTGAGGGCTTTCTCATTGATTTAAAG ACTCGCTATCCCCTGTTGGAGAATCCAGAGATTTTGAGGAAAACAGCTGATGACTTTCTTAATAGAGTTGCATTGACGGATGCTCACCTTTTATACACACCTTCCCAGATTGCTCTGACTGCCATTTTATCTAGTGCATCCAGAGCAGGAATTACTATGGAAAG ttatttatcaGAAAGTCTTATGCTCAAGGAGAACAGAACTTCCCTGTCACAATTACTAGATATAATGAAAA GCATGAGGAACTTGGTAAAAAAATACGAACCACCGAGACCTGAAGAAGTTGCTGCTCTGAAACAGAAGCTGGAGAGGTGTCACTCTGCTGAACTCGCGCTTAACGTAGTTAC